A window from Herbaspirillum sp. meg3 encodes these proteins:
- the glp gene encoding gephyrin-like molybdotransferase Glp, translating to MLVKPPLLSVAEATKFLAKSAVPLTDIEIVPTLEANGRVLAAPQVSQINVPGMDNSQMDGYAVRAAECAGGETRLRVSQRIPAGHVGTALEPGTAARIFTGAMVPEGADAIVMQEACELTKDADGDHVIVRHVPQAGEWIRTIGEDIRSASTILPSGVRLRPQELGLAASVGLATLPVVRKLRAAVFFTGDELTMPGEALKPGAIYNSNRFLLRGLLENLGCEVKDFGIVPDQLQATRDTLRAAAASHDLIITSGGVSVGEEDHVKPAVEAEGRLNMWQIAMKPGKPLAFGEINRNGDASGKAFFIGLPGNPVSTFVTFLIFVRPFLLRLQGVENVVPRVLAMRADFNWPKADRRQEFLRARFNDQGGLDLFPHQGSGVLTSTVWGDGLIDNAPGKTIAEGDLVRFIPFDHLLN from the coding sequence ATGCTAGTCAAGCCACCTCTGCTCAGCGTCGCGGAAGCGACCAAGTTTCTCGCCAAGTCCGCCGTCCCGCTGACTGATATCGAGATCGTTCCTACGCTGGAGGCTAACGGCCGTGTTTTGGCGGCACCGCAGGTGTCGCAGATCAACGTGCCCGGCATGGACAATTCGCAGATGGATGGTTATGCCGTACGGGCGGCTGAGTGCGCCGGCGGTGAAACGCGTCTGCGCGTGTCGCAACGCATCCCCGCTGGTCACGTCGGCACCGCGCTGGAGCCTGGCACGGCAGCGCGCATTTTTACCGGCGCGATGGTGCCGGAAGGCGCTGACGCCATCGTCATGCAGGAGGCTTGCGAACTCACTAAAGATGCCGATGGCGATCACGTGATCGTTCGCCATGTGCCGCAAGCGGGCGAGTGGATCCGTACCATTGGCGAAGACATCCGATCCGCCAGCACCATTCTGCCGTCCGGGGTGCGCCTGCGTCCGCAAGAACTGGGTCTGGCTGCTTCGGTCGGGCTGGCGACATTGCCGGTCGTGCGCAAGCTGCGTGCGGCGGTGTTCTTTACCGGCGATGAGCTGACGATGCCGGGCGAAGCGTTGAAGCCCGGCGCGATTTACAACTCCAATCGTTTCCTGCTGCGCGGTCTGCTGGAAAACCTTGGCTGCGAGGTCAAGGATTTCGGCATCGTGCCGGATCAGTTGCAAGCTACGCGCGACACCTTGCGCGCCGCTGCCGCCAGCCACGATCTGATTATCACCAGCGGCGGTGTCTCGGTCGGTGAAGAAGACCACGTCAAGCCGGCGGTCGAAGCGGAAGGCCGTCTCAATATGTGGCAGATCGCCATGAAGCCGGGCAAGCCGCTGGCTTTCGGCGAAATCAATCGTAACGGTGATGCAAGCGGCAAGGCCTTCTTCATTGGCTTGCCGGGTAATCCTGTGTCGACCTTCGTTACCTTCCTGATTTTTGTGCGGCCGTTTTTGCTGCGCCTGCAAGGCGTGGAAAACGTCGTGCCGCGCGTGCTGGCCATGCGTGCCGATTTCAACTGGCCCAAAGCCGACCGCCGCCAGGAATTCCTGCGCGCCCGTTTCAACGATCAGGGCGGGCTTGATTTGTTTCCGCACCAGGGATCGGGTGTGTTGACGTCAACGGTATGGGGCGACGGTCTGATCGATAACGCACCGGGCAAGACCATCGCCGAGGGTGATCTTGTACGGTTTATTCCATTCGACCACTTGCTGAACTGA
- a CDS encoding LysE family translocator yields the protein MTLQTFFLYLAAVFVLTVTPGPSVLMCITNGIHHGVRRAFAGALGSVTAVCLIMVVSAAGLGAILAVSEKVFLILKWCGVAYLAYIGVRTFFSTQSTIGLDEGHAPATTKSRASLYWQGFLVGGSNPKALLFFTAFFPQFINPQAAQLPQFLVLGATFVCFELFWLTFYAHFAARVAPWLRTPGRAKMFNRLSGATFIGAGALLATVKRN from the coding sequence ATGACGCTACAAACCTTTTTTCTCTATCTCGCGGCGGTATTCGTTCTGACCGTCACACCCGGCCCCAGCGTCCTGATGTGCATTACCAACGGCATCCATCATGGCGTACGTCGCGCCTTTGCCGGTGCGTTGGGCAGCGTGACGGCGGTGTGTCTGATCATGGTGGTGTCGGCCGCCGGACTGGGAGCGATTCTTGCAGTTTCGGAAAAGGTGTTTCTCATTTTGAAGTGGTGCGGCGTTGCCTATCTCGCGTATATTGGCGTGCGAACTTTTTTCTCGACCCAAAGCACGATAGGCTTGGACGAAGGGCACGCGCCGGCGACGACAAAGTCGCGCGCCAGTTTGTACTGGCAAGGATTCCTGGTCGGAGGAAGCAATCCCAAGGCGCTCTTGTTCTTCACCGCGTTCTTCCCGCAGTTCATCAATCCGCAGGCCGCACAGTTGCCGCAGTTTCTGGTGCTGGGCGCGACCTTCGTCTGTTTCGAATTGTTCTGGCTGACGTTCTATGCGCACTTTGCTGCGCGCGTGGCGCCGTGGCTGCGTACGCCGGGGCGGGCGAAGATGTTCAATCGCCTGTCCGGTGCGACCTTCATCGGCGCTGGAGCGTTGCTGGCGACAGTAAAACGTAATTGA
- a CDS encoding DsbA family oxidoreductase, producing MNNALKIDFISDVVCPWCAIGLAGLNTALERIGPAARVDLTIHPFELNPNLPAAGQVHLEHITEKYGITADQARVNREQIRARAAAVGFTMNRDDDSRVYNTFDAHRLLTWAKEKNVQAELKLVLLKAYFTDGKNIADRDVLVQLAKGAGLDGIEAGEILASDRFAQDVKAEEALWAQRGISSVPAVVVNDRYLISGGQPPEVFEEQLRGILAGADTE from the coding sequence ATGAATAACGCTTTGAAGATCGATTTCATTTCCGACGTCGTGTGCCCGTGGTGCGCTATCGGCCTGGCTGGTCTTAACACTGCGCTCGAACGTATCGGTCCGGCGGCGCGCGTTGACCTCACTATTCATCCCTTCGAACTCAATCCCAATTTGCCTGCGGCGGGCCAGGTTCATCTTGAACACATCACCGAAAAATACGGCATTACTGCCGACCAGGCTCGCGTCAATCGGGAGCAGATCCGGGCGAGGGCGGCCGCGGTCGGCTTCACAATGAATCGCGACGATGACAGCCGCGTGTACAACACCTTTGACGCTCATCGCCTGCTGACCTGGGCAAAAGAAAAGAATGTTCAGGCAGAGCTTAAATTAGTCCTGCTCAAAGCCTATTTCACCGATGGGAAAAACATCGCGGACAGGGATGTGCTGGTACAGCTCGCCAAGGGCGCCGGCCTGGATGGCATAGAGGCGGGCGAAATACTGGCCTCCGATCGCTTTGCGCAGGACGTGAAGGCAGAAGAAGCGTTGTGGGCGCAACGCGGCATCAGCAGTGTGCCGGCAGTCGTGGTGAACGATCGCTATCTGATCTCGGGAGGGCAGCCGCCGGAAGTGTTTGAGGAGCAACTTCGCGGGATCCTTGCCGGCGCTGACACGGAGTGA
- the moaD gene encoding molybdopterin converting factor subunit 1: MKIELRFFASVREALGATQEVVDLPDHVKTVGDVRAFLMGRGGLWMEVLSPEKALRMAYDHNMVEPDTLIQEGGEVAFFPPVTGG, from the coding sequence ATGAAAATAGAACTCCGTTTTTTTGCCAGCGTGCGTGAAGCGCTCGGCGCCACGCAAGAAGTCGTCGATTTGCCTGATCACGTCAAGACCGTCGGTGACGTGCGTGCTTTCTTGATGGGGCGCGGCGGCCTGTGGATGGAAGTGTTGTCACCTGAAAAGGCATTGCGCATGGCTTACGATCACAACATGGTCGAGCCTGATACGCTGATCCAGGAGGGCGGTGAAGTCGCTTTCTTCCCTCCGGTCACGGGCGGTTGA
- a CDS encoding bifunctional 2-polyprenyl-6-hydroxyphenol methylase/3-demethylubiquinol 3-O-methyltransferase UbiG — translation MPLPKEQLDVIAGGTLAHYEGRAVDFREGTRDHDVSQNINALLEAINKPAPLTILDFGCGPGRDLQAFAKLGHRAIGLDGTASFVEMARADSGCEVWHQNFFELDLPDALFDGVFANASLFHVPAAELPRVLVQLRETLKPDGVLFCSNPRGSNSEGWSSGRYGSYHDLEAWRSFMTAAGFAEIRHYYRPDGLLRAEQAWLATVWRKSV, via the coding sequence ATGCCGCTGCCCAAAGAACAGCTTGACGTCATTGCCGGCGGCACGCTGGCGCATTACGAAGGGCGCGCCGTCGACTTCCGCGAAGGCACGCGCGACCATGACGTCAGCCAGAACATCAATGCCTTGCTCGAGGCGATCAACAAGCCGGCGCCGCTGACCATTCTGGATTTCGGCTGTGGGCCCGGGCGCGACTTGCAGGCTTTTGCGAAGCTGGGTCATCGTGCCATCGGTCTTGACGGCACGGCCAGTTTTGTCGAGATGGCGCGCGCCGATTCGGGCTGCGAAGTGTGGCATCAGAACTTCTTTGAACTGGATTTGCCGGACGCGTTATTTGACGGTGTGTTTGCCAATGCATCCTTGTTCCATGTCCCGGCCGCTGAGTTGCCGCGCGTGCTGGTTCAGTTGCGCGAAACGCTCAAGCCGGATGGCGTGCTGTTCTGCTCCAATCCGCGCGGCAGCAACAGCGAAGGCTGGAGCAGCGGACGCTATGGTTCCTATCACGATCTGGAGGCATGGCGCAGCTTCATGACGGCAGCAGGTTTTGCCGAGATACGGCATTATTACCGTCCCGACGGACTGCTGCGCGCCGAGCAGGCGTGGCTGGCGACGGTGTGGCGCAAGTCCGTGTAA
- a CDS encoding PLP-dependent aminotransferase family protein, with protein MPTTSPETAAPLTLTRQLVQLIQRQIRDGVYAPGSRLPSIRDMARTHDCAKNTIVNAFDYLTALGVVEPRRGSGFFVCAAPPAIKEDDEASSLSRAMDVVWLMREQSKNDPEHLRLGDGFPPVDWLSEVRLDKFHQKVVRTGLGALFGYGSRFGYQPLRQHLVHRLANHGIEASASQIVLTHGANQALDIVIRNFVKPGDRVLVDEPGYYMLFGKLKLSGARIVGIPRLADGPDLEALERELKIGKPCLFFTQTLAHNPTGSDTSPHKAHKILQLADRYNAIIVENDTFADFKPNAAPRIATLDQLRRTIYVGSFSKSVSAALRVGFLACHRDLASDLADIKMLIHVSSSEYCERTLDVILSEGHYNRHAARLRDRLTQATENARRLLDQLGAELFCAPAQSLYVWAAMPGFPDSKTLAQALMRQNIVTAPGSIFHIDTEVQSRWSRYNVGLLGDPRFAAAMQGLLR; from the coding sequence ATGCCGACCACATCCCCAGAAACCGCCGCGCCCTTGACCCTTACGCGGCAACTGGTTCAACTGATACAGCGCCAGATCCGCGATGGTGTCTATGCTCCCGGCAGCCGCCTGCCATCGATCCGCGATATGGCCAGGACGCATGACTGCGCCAAGAACACCATCGTCAACGCGTTCGATTATCTGACCGCGCTTGGCGTGGTGGAACCGCGGCGTGGTTCCGGGTTCTTCGTTTGCGCGGCGCCGCCGGCCATCAAGGAAGACGACGAAGCTTCGTCGCTGAGCCGCGCCATGGACGTGGTCTGGCTCATGCGCGAACAATCGAAGAACGATCCCGAGCATCTGCGCCTGGGCGATGGTTTTCCGCCGGTGGATTGGCTGAGCGAAGTGCGACTCGACAAATTCCATCAGAAGGTGGTGCGCACCGGTCTCGGCGCCTTATTCGGCTACGGCAGCCGTTTCGGCTACCAGCCCTTGCGCCAGCATCTGGTGCACCGGCTCGCCAACCACGGCATCGAGGCCTCGGCCAGCCAGATCGTGCTGACCCATGGCGCCAACCAGGCGCTGGACATCGTGATCCGCAATTTCGTCAAACCGGGCGACCGCGTGCTGGTGGATGAGCCGGGCTACTACATGCTGTTCGGCAAGCTGAAGCTGAGCGGCGCGCGCATCGTCGGCATTCCACGCCTGGCAGACGGGCCGGATCTGGAAGCGCTCGAGCGGGAGTTGAAAATCGGCAAACCTTGCCTGTTCTTTACCCAGACGCTGGCCCACAATCCGACCGGCTCCGACACCTCGCCGCACAAGGCGCACAAGATCCTGCAACTGGCCGACCGCTACAACGCCATCATCGTCGAGAACGACACCTTCGCTGACTTCAAGCCCAACGCCGCGCCACGTATTGCTACACTGGATCAACTGCGGCGCACGATCTATGTCGGCAGCTTTTCAAAGTCGGTGTCGGCGGCTTTACGCGTCGGGTTTCTTGCCTGCCACCGCGATCTGGCCAGTGATCTTGCCGACATCAAGATGCTGATCCATGTGAGCAGTTCCGAGTATTGCGAACGCACGCTCGATGTCATTCTCAGCGAGGGACATTACAACCGCCATGCAGCCCGGCTGCGCGATCGCCTGACGCAGGCCACCGAGAATGCACGCCGTTTGCTTGATCAGCTGGGAGCAGAACTGTTTTGCGCACCTGCTCAATCTCTGTATGTCTGGGCGGCAATGCCAGGTTTTCCGGATTCCAAGACGCTGGCGCAGGCATTGATGCGGCAGAACATCGTCACCGCGCCGGGCAGCATCTTCCACATCGATACCGAAGTCCAATCCCGCTGGTCGCGCTACAACGTTGGTTTGCTTGGCGATCCGCGGTTTGCAGCGGCGATGCAGGGATTGCTGCGCTAG
- a CDS encoding ABC transporter substrate-binding protein has protein sequence MQAQFKLNTLARLIAASALCFTGAAQAQVSDDAVRIGFITDMSGPYADTDGAGGLEAIRMAVADFGGKVLGKPIEVLSADHLNKADIAATKAREWADQRGLDMLIGGVNSATALATNKVMAEKKRVYINIGAGSARLTNEECTPYTVHYEYDTVALAKGTGKAVVKQGGKSWFFLEADYAFGHALASDTGAVVKANGGTVVGSVKHPLFASDMSSFLLQAQGSKAQILGLANAGDDTVNAIKAAKEFGVTKTMKLVGLLMVINDIHALGLNNAEGLMMTDSWYWDKDEASRQFANRFFLKMKKMPSTHQAAAYSATTTYLKAVAAIKTDDSTKVMAELKKMKIDDFYNKGYIRADGRNIHDMYLYQVKSPAESKKPWDYLKLVETIPGEQAFTTVAESKCSLLKPQ, from the coding sequence ATGCAAGCACAATTCAAACTGAACACCCTCGCCCGTCTGATCGCAGCGTCCGCGCTGTGCTTCACCGGGGCCGCGCAGGCGCAAGTCTCGGACGACGCTGTCCGTATCGGCTTCATCACCGACATGTCCGGCCCCTATGCCGACACGGACGGCGCCGGCGGCCTCGAAGCGATCCGCATGGCGGTGGCCGACTTCGGTGGCAAGGTGCTGGGCAAGCCGATCGAAGTGCTGTCCGCCGACCACCTGAACAAGGCCGACATCGCCGCCACCAAGGCGCGCGAATGGGCCGACCAGCGCGGCCTCGACATGCTGATCGGCGGCGTCAACTCCGCCACCGCGCTGGCGACGAATAAGGTGATGGCGGAAAAGAAACGCGTCTACATCAACATCGGTGCCGGCTCGGCGCGCCTGACCAATGAAGAGTGCACACCCTACACCGTGCACTATGAATACGACACCGTGGCCCTGGCCAAGGGCACCGGCAAGGCGGTCGTCAAGCAAGGCGGCAAATCATGGTTCTTCCTGGAGGCTGACTACGCATTCGGTCATGCGCTGGCGAGCGACACCGGCGCCGTGGTCAAAGCCAACGGCGGCACCGTGGTGGGTTCGGTGAAGCATCCGCTGTTCGCCTCCGACATGTCGTCCTTCCTGCTGCAAGCGCAGGGTTCCAAGGCGCAGATTCTGGGCCTGGCCAACGCCGGCGACGACACCGTCAATGCAATCAAGGCGGCCAAGGAATTCGGCGTCACCAAGACCATGAAGCTGGTGGGCCTCTTGATGGTGATCAACGACATCCACGCACTCGGCCTGAACAACGCCGAGGGATTGATGATGACCGACAGCTGGTACTGGGACAAGGACGAAGCATCGCGCCAATTCGCCAATCGCTTCTTCCTGAAGATGAAGAAGATGCCGAGCACGCACCAGGCGGCAGCCTACTCCGCGACCACGACCTACCTGAAGGCAGTCGCCGCGATCAAGACCGATGATTCGACCAAGGTCATGGCCGAGCTGAAGAAGATGAAGATCGATGATTTCTACAACAAGGGTTATATCCGCGCCGACGGCCGCAACATTCACGACATGTACCTGTATCAGGTCAAGTCGCCGGCGGAGTCCAAGAAGCCCTGGGATTATCTGAAGCTGGTGGAAACGATTCCCGGCGAGCAGGCATTCACTACCGTCGCCGAATCGAAGTGCAGTTTGCTGAAACCGCAGTAA
- a CDS encoding hydroxymethylglutaryl-CoA reductase, degradative, translated as MTVDSRLPQFRSLTPQQRLAQIAERANLTADEAALLGNPTALSLDVANGMIENVVGTFQLPMGVAGYFQLNGKDVLVPMAVEEPSVVAAASFMAKLIRDCGGFHTSSSEPLMRAQVQVIGVTDPYGARLAILKDRQAIIDIANSRDQLLISLGGGCKDIEVHVFPDTPRGAMVIVHLIVDVRDAMGANTVNTMAEAVAGHIEQITGGKVRLRILSNLADLRLARAHVRVSPEALTTADYDGADVINRIVDAYTFAAVDPYRAATHNKGIMNGIDPVIVATGNDWRAVEAGAHAYAARNGHYTSLTTWEIGNDGHLVGTLEIPMPVGLVGGATKTHPLARLALKIMDVKSAQELAEIAVAVGLAQNMAALRALATEGIQRGHMALHARNIALAAGAAADEMDWVVQQMVAAKDVRVDFAVKLLSQRREK; from the coding sequence ATGACCGTCGATTCCCGACTCCCGCAATTCCGTTCACTCACCCCACAGCAACGCCTGGCGCAAATCGCCGAACGCGCCAACCTCACCGCCGATGAAGCCGCTCTGCTCGGCAATCCGACCGCGCTGTCGCTCGACGTCGCCAACGGCATGATCGAAAACGTGGTTGGCACCTTTCAATTGCCGATGGGCGTGGCCGGTTATTTCCAACTCAACGGCAAGGATGTATTGGTGCCGATGGCGGTGGAAGAACCGTCCGTGGTCGCAGCTGCCTCCTTCATGGCCAAGCTGATCCGCGATTGCGGCGGCTTCCATACCTCCAGCAGTGAACCGCTGATGCGCGCCCAGGTGCAAGTCATCGGCGTGACAGATCCCTACGGCGCACGACTGGCGATTCTCAAAGATCGTCAGGCCATCATTGATATCGCCAACAGCCGCGACCAACTGCTGATCAGCCTGGGTGGCGGTTGCAAGGACATCGAAGTTCACGTCTTCCCCGACACACCGCGCGGCGCGATGGTGATCGTGCATCTGATCGTCGACGTGCGCGACGCGATGGGTGCCAACACCGTCAACACCATGGCTGAAGCGGTTGCCGGCCATATCGAACAAATCACCGGCGGCAAGGTGCGCCTGCGCATCCTCTCCAACCTCGCTGACCTGCGCCTGGCGCGCGCCCATGTGCGTGTCTCGCCGGAAGCATTGACCACCGCCGACTACGACGGCGCCGACGTGATCAATCGCATTGTCGATGCCTACACCTTCGCGGCTGTCGATCCTTACCGCGCCGCCACGCACAACAAAGGCATCATGAACGGCATCGATCCTGTCATCGTCGCCACCGGTAACGACTGGCGTGCGGTCGAAGCAGGCGCGCATGCCTATGCTGCACGTAACGGCCACTACACCTCACTCACCACCTGGGAAATCGGCAACGACGGCCATCTGGTCGGCACACTGGAAATCCCGATGCCGGTCGGTCTGGTCGGCGGTGCCACCAAGACGCATCCGCTGGCCCGCCTGGCGCTCAAGATCATGGATGTGAAGTCGGCGCAAGAACTGGCTGAAATCGCCGTCGCCGTCGGTCTCGCCCAAAACATGGCTGCTCTGCGCGCCCTCGCCACTGAAGGCATCCAGCGCGGTCACATGGCTCTTCATGCGCGCAACATTGCGCTGGCAGCCGGCGCAGCGGCGGATGAAATGGATTGGGTGGTACAGCAAATGGTTGCCGCCAAAGACGTGCGCGTCGATTTTGCAGTTAAGCTGCTCAGCCAGCGACGTGAAAAATAA
- a CDS encoding LysE family translocator, producing the protein MLAHTLNFTTLALFALVALVTIATPGPTVLLALANGARYGVRRSLPGMLGAVSSDFVLVGSVALGLGAVLAASEFWFSVVKWIGVAYLTWLGIRLLRSKGGLDLSRAMVEPEDVAPSRIFSKSFLVAVTNPKGYLFCSALLPQFINAAQPQWPQYAAISLVFAGLDFSVMLGYALIGARAVSLLRQRAVLWLDRSCGAILLALAGTMAFYRRSGN; encoded by the coding sequence ATGCTTGCACACACACTCAACTTCACGACGCTCGCACTGTTTGCTTTGGTGGCGCTGGTGACGATTGCCACGCCAGGCCCGACCGTGTTGTTGGCACTGGCCAATGGTGCGCGCTATGGCGTACGCCGTTCGTTGCCGGGTATGCTCGGCGCGGTGTCGTCGGACTTCGTGCTGGTAGGTTCGGTTGCGCTTGGCTTGGGCGCGGTGCTGGCCGCCTCAGAGTTCTGGTTTTCGGTGGTGAAATGGATCGGCGTGGCGTATCTGACCTGGCTGGGGATTCGCTTGCTGCGTTCCAAAGGCGGGCTGGATCTTTCGCGCGCGATGGTCGAGCCGGAGGATGTGGCGCCGTCGCGGATTTTTTCCAAGTCGTTTCTGGTCGCCGTGACCAATCCCAAGGGATATCTGTTTTGCTCAGCGCTGCTGCCGCAGTTCATCAATGCCGCCCAGCCGCAGTGGCCGCAGTATGCAGCGATCAGTCTGGTGTTTGCCGGGTTGGATTTCAGTGTGATGCTGGGCTACGCCCTCATCGGCGCGCGTGCGGTCAGTTTGCTGCGTCAGCGCGCAGTCCTGTGGCTGGATCGTTCTTGCGGCGCGATTTTGCTGGCGCTGGCAGGCACGATGGCGTTTTATCGTCGCAGCGGCAACTGA